Proteins co-encoded in one Cercospora beticola chromosome 7, complete sequence genomic window:
- a CDS encoding uncharacterized protein (antiSMASH:Cluster_4), with amino-acid sequence MVPDPRRPPTFRPHASRVEHLYHQQQHHTHSGNDYSTFAEENTSSLDKGKPPVSRQISFLSEYAHDADDERSTPSTSSERSSFDTTMGPGEPVDAPEPSYPGEDTRPTSNKELLGFYTYSFAAEVFVVCGLGAFIPITLEDLARASSTAVLAHDHSKSCKAQGLDRRSLVGATSSLFARASNDKAKGAQCVFKILGMEVNTASFAMYTFSLSVLLQAFLVVTMSGAADHGKYRKSLMISFAVIGAVATMLFLPVTPGVYLLGSIWAIIGNVCFGASFVLLNSFLPLLVRWHPSVRPTSRRQINEQDWAHEREYSEDNYQRPADSSEILDSTTSLLPTDGHTEPYPPSQSTPSPQMQLSTKVSSYGIGIGYLAAVIVQILSVFLLASMGGDLFSLRLVLFMIGTWWLCFTIPAAFLMRPRPGPPLSKEAAGRSWTGYITYSWRNLYKTMLRARRLKDVLLFLAAWFMISDAIATVSGTAILFAKTTLGMESTALAMINVIVTISGIFGAFTWSKVSRMMQLKPSQTILTCICLFEIIPLYGLLGYIPAIQRYGSFGLQQQWEMYPLGAVYGLVLGGLSSYCRSLYGELIPPGSEAAFYALYAITDKGSSVFGPAIVGAITDATGDIRPAFWFLAVLIGLPIPLMFLVNVERGKQEGEKLARETLPEIDPMLFESTAADSRSVDE; translated from the exons ATGGTGCCGGACCCGCGTCGCCCGCCGACCTTCCGACCCCACGCCTCACGCGTCGAACATCTGTAccatcaacagcaacatCACACGCATTCGGGCAACGACTATTCTACCTTTGCAGAAGAGAACACATCGTCCCTCGACAAAGGCAAGCCGCCAGTCTCACGGCAGATCTCATTCCTATCGGAGTACGCCCACGACGCGGATGACGAGCGTTCAACCCCCTCGACCAGCTCCGAGCGGTCATCCTTTGACACCACAATGGGTCCCGGAGAGCCTGTCGACGCGCCCGAGCCTTCGTACCCCGGCGAAGATACCAGGCCGACTTCTAACAAGGAGTTGCTGGGCTTCTACACGTATTCGTTTGCCGCCGAAGTGTTCGTCGTCTGCGGTCTCGGCGCTTTCATCCCTATTACCCTAGAGGATCTCGCGCGCGCTTCTTCAACCGCAGTGCTTGCGCATGATCACAGCAAGTCATGCAAAGCTCAAGGTCTGGACAGACGGTCTTTGGTGGGCGCTACCAGTTCTCTATTCGCTCGAGCAAGCAATGACAAGGCTAAAGGCGCACAATGCGTCTTCAAGATCCTGGGAATGGAGGTGAACACAGCTTCTTTTGCTATGTACACCTTCTCTCTGTCAGTACTTCTCCAAGCATTCCTCGTGGTCACCATGTCTGGCGCAGCAGATCACGGCAAATATCGAAAGTCTCTCATGATCTCGTTCGCGGTAATCGGCGCAGTGGCGACCATGCTTTTCTTGCCCGTCACCCCAGGAGTATATTTGTTAGGCAGCATCTGGGCTATTATCGGGAATGTCTGCTTTGGAGCTTCATTTGTTCTGCTCAACTCGTTCTTGCCGCTGCTGGTCCGCTGGCATCCTTCAGTGCGACCAACGAGCAGGAGGCAGATAAATGAGCAGGACTGGGCGCACGAGCGCGAG TACAGCGAAGACAACTACCAGAGACCGGCGGACTCGTCCGAGATACTGGACTCCACTACATCGCTGCTCCCAACAGATGGACACACTGAGCCATACCCGCCTTCACAATCCACACCCTCGCCGCAAATGCAGCTTTCCACGAAGGTCTCGTCCTACGGCATTGGTATTGGCTACCTTGCAGCTGTGATCGTCCAGATTCTTTCGGTGTTTCTGCTCGCTTCAATGGGCGGCGACCTGTTCTCTCTCCGCTTGGTTCTGTTCATGATTGGCACCTGGTGGCTGTGCTTCACGATTCCAGCCGCATTCCTGATGCGACCAAGACCAGGCCCACCCCTTTCTAAGGAAGCAGCAGGCCGGTCATGGACAGGGTACATCACCTATTCCTGGAGGAATCTCTACAAAACTATGCTCCGAGCTCGGCGACTGAAAGACGTATTGCTGTTCTTAGCTGCTTGGTTCATGATTTCTGACGCCATCGCCACAGTATCTGGTACCGCCATCCTCTTCGCCAAAACCACGCTCGGCATGGAGTCGACAGCCCTCGCTATGATAAATGTCATTGTTACCATCTCTGGGATTTTTGGCGCCTTCACCTGGTCAAAAGTATCGCGCATGATGCAACTGAAACCGTCGCAGACCATCCTCACCTGCATCTGCCTCTTCGAAATCATTCCGCTGTACGGACTACTTGGTTACATCCCAGCCATCCAACGCTATGGCTCTTTTGGACTCCAGCAACAGTGGGAAATGTACCCGCTGGGAGCAGTCTATGGTCTTGTCCTCGGCGGCCTGAGTTCTTACTGCCGAAGTCTCTATGGCGAATTGATTCCGCCTGGGAGCGAAGCCGCGTTCTACGCACTCTACGCCATTACTGACAAAGGTAGTAGTGTCTTTGGCCCTGCCATAGTCGGCGCTATTACTGATGCTACTGGCGACATCCGCCCTGCTTTCTGGTTCTTAGCAGTTCTCATCGGTCTTCCGATACCATTAATGTTCCTGGTCAATGTGGAGCGTGGCAAGCAAGAAGGGGAGAAGCTGGCTCGCGAGACTCTTCCCGAAATCGATCCCATGCTGTTTGAGTCGACAGCAGCGGATTCGAGAAGTGTGGACGAGTAG
- the PRF1 gene encoding peptide chain release factor 1 (antiSMASH:Cluster_4~BUSCO:EOG09264UVA) — MIVAHVPFRLDVSRDNEQRRPNKFPQMAEVSKAGAASKDAPTNPRGIPYAPFVDRVEDYVSSRADVEGALKSFQEMISKYQFMEANNQRRIVGLKDKIPDIQKTLETVRFLQQRKEDAEPLEATFELNDTLFAKANIHKTDEVYLWLGANVMLSYPLSEAESLLISKLETAQQSLANCEEDIDFLREQITTMEVATARVYNWDVGQRRKENQGAGEKDGDDNTKAAG, encoded by the exons ATGATTGTGGCTCACGTGCCTTTTCGCCTGGACGTGTCACGGGATAACGAACAACGGCGACCAAACAAATTTCCACAAATGGCGGAGGTTTCGAAGGCTGG CGCTGCCAGCAAAGATGCGCCAACTAACCCAAGAGGTATCCCATATGCGCCTTTCGTGGATCGAGTGGAAGACTATGTCTCATCAAGAGCCGACGTTGAAGGCGCGCTCAAGAGCTTCCAAGAGATGATTTC AAAATACCAATTCATGGAAGCGAACAACCAACGACGGATTGTAGGCCTGAAAGACAAGATCCCTGATATCCAGAAAACACTCGAGACAGTACGGTTCTTGCAGCAGCGAAAG GAAGACGCCGAGCCCCTCGAAGCCACTTTCGAGCTCAACGACACCTTATTCGCCAAAGCCAACATTCACAAGACGGATGAGGTCTATCTCTGGCTAGGC GCCAACGTCATGCTCTCCTACCCACTCTCCGAAGCCGAAAGCCTCCTAATCTCCAAACTCGAAACCGCACAACAGAGTCTCGCAAACTgtgaagaagatatagatttCTTGAGGGAACAGATTACG ACAATGGAAGTCGCCACAGCACGCGTCTACAATTGGGACGTTGGCCAGAGGCGGAAAGAGAATCAAGGCGCTGGTGAGAAAGATGGGGATGACAATACGAAAGCAGCGGGTTGA
- a CDS encoding uncharacterized protein (BUSCO:EOG09260NAN~antiSMASH:Cluster_4) — MPGRLMMNQQGAVGSQDLKKDRSQAQTGNVSQKRDLAQMQGAAHTNGNTNGVSSGSLPNGLPAKNEPLPTSNGHSNGAGTSVSRPSTPPPLDQSWRTSENNKPFGVLLARLAQQCFGDLNATLNKMNDMPPPQPAASNGVVPQTFDPSKESLARKKALMDFASDQRDRFTKALILSDFARSEHDMAKLVDLKAWFDSQIAAQENAMRFIGITKHDVARAKMPNPNIEGAMELLANGKAPSKWPDLGYIPPPKLTAKQLASTLQDMNVIIATRLNLHEDLPHYFRDFSIANGRATFRVPGEFEVDLSVADEDPSSQFYLIDLRFSFTPAPGLTDDVLRNALEAHTNEALSSKGLLGCYDFLHNFVLTHKINVLKSQSVQLFREKWFDCLVTETQRRVLAIQYWKDQAGKKSWIEFGISTGKSRGKHSRRKPTSQHSVRWFRQGQEVHDQAILVDWDDLDLDAILSQVTAKHASWSLSTISDRLQALAGPRSQVRAQLSTSNSSADECNLTLSLPGLRNPIAVNIEPVTGLVTISLSSRDAATAQRNLNRDPSTDNSASIAQLLCRAVQDKVRRVAISARWQLVDPRSFGPQPNFRALFGPDIVRHDIFACNEAWGERWSLCTTYSLAGQRWWVVQTNSRPVEEGRTIKSIVDARPLDVTTSAISRADLSRIQTMGEAEVSFAVLVQELGANKIPYHLERLSSLTFDGDRRDESATTVVYIRMSQQDLKKPELAHYKPLAITEWIRIVYEGLLDDNDGSEESRHDIRLTLESSQLKHLKDYLTTTQSRNGDVAMNASGGLALSLRAQFGQSYIKEIARLLKRCRDLDSALSAARHLQYTCTAVGLSKLAFNYGTSQQYNGVLTKKGGSTKLKLGPTSSNPHQRIRTHLEEVYNRAADNPFFSLAFAMSAAQPFLEAISELELKHSAQRTLTLHSHHVFSYSLVYHAPLAPCRFKMVLHWNNQQTTRNKTVSYTVTVWDRDGIKLPADFTTALTDLSKDAGSTAEGWMGNNRGGFTSNAKGLRAMLQRLDDFMLSSTNGPDNAVEKLDKSETSLPETKPALNRNPSTTQAPTQQKPPTPAQMRNQARPPPTQMRLGQDSTARQMTVPATHGQRPNQNQGRVKKEIIELD; from the coding sequence ATGCCCGGCCGGCTGATGATGAATCAGCAAGGAGCAGTTGGATCTCAAGACCTCAAGAAAGACAGAAGCCAGGCGCAAACAGGGAACGTCTCGCAGAAGCGCGATCTCGCGCAGATGCAGGGAGCAGCTCATACCAATGGCAACACCAATGGAGTCTCAAGTGGCTCTCTGCCGAATGGACTGCCTGCCAAAAATGAGCCGCTACCTACTTCCAATGGACACTCGAATGGCGCAGGCACTTCAGTGTCGAGGCCCTCTACACCTCCGCCATTGGACCAATCCTGGCGCACGTCCGAGAACAACAAGCCCTTCGGCGTTCTCCTAGCTCGTCTTGCGCAGCAATGCTTTGGAGACCTCAACGCCACACTTAACAAGATGAACGATATGCCGCCTCCACAGCCTGCGGCTTCGAACGGAGTTGTACCGCAGACATTCGACCCTTCCAAGGAGAGTCTGGCCAGAAAGAAAGCTCTGATGGACTTTGCCAGTGACCAGAGAGACCGGTTTACCAAAGCTCTCATCCTTTCAGACTTCGCGCGCAGCGAGCATGATATGGCCAAACTGGTAGATCTCAAAGCTTGGTTTGATTCTCAGATCGCAGCTCAGGAGAACGCCATGCGCTTCATTGGAATAACCAAGCATGATGTCGCTCGAGCAAAGATGCCCAACCCGAACATCGAAGGGGCAATGGAACTATTGGCAAACGGCAAAGCTCCCTCAAAATGGCCGGACCTGGGTTACATTCCTCCTCCGAAGCTTACTGCCAAGCAGCTCGCCAGTACCCTGCAGGACATGAACGTGATTATTGCGACCCGGCTCAATCTGCATGAGGACTTACCGCACTATTTCCGCGACTTTTCCATTGCAAACGGAAGGGCCACCTTTCGCGTGCCTGGAGAGTTCGAAGTTGACCTATCAGTTGCTGATGAGGACCCTTCCTCTCAATTCTACCTGATCGATCTGCGTTTCAGTTTCACGCCTGCTCCAGGGTTGACAGATGATGTCTTGCGAAACGCTCTGGAGGCCCACACGAACGAAGCGCTCAGTTCCAAAGGCCTACTCGGATGCTATGACTTCTTGCATAACTTTGTGTTGACGCACAAGATCAATGTCCTCAAGTCGCAATCAGTGCAGCTCTTCCGCGAGAAGTGGTTCGACTGTCTCGTGACTGAGACTCAACGAAGAGTCCTGGCCATTCAGTATTGGAAAGATCAAGCAGGCAAGAAGAGCTGGATCGAATTTGGCATCAGCACAGGCAAATCAAGAGGCAAGCACTCCAGACGGAAGCCAACATCGCAGCACTCGGTCCGGTGGTTCAGACAGGGACAAGAAGTGCATGACCAGGCGATTCTTGTTGACTGGGACGACCTCGACCTGGATGCCATATTGTCGCAAGTCACAGCTAAGCATGCATCGTGGTCGCTCTCTACAATTAGCGATCGTTTGCAAGCCCTCGCGGGGCCACGGTCACAGGTGCGCGCGCAGCTCAGCACTTCAAACTCCAGCGCCGACGAATGTAATCTCACATTATCGCTCCCCGGCTTGCGCAACCCTATAGCGGTGAACATCGAGCCAGTCACTGGCCTCGTGACGATATCACTGTCTTCCAGAGATGCTGCCACGGCACAGCGAAACCTCAACCGCGACCCATCCACGGATAATTCGGCCAGCATTGCGCAACTGCTATGCCGCGCTGTGCAAGATAAAGTGCGCAGAGTGGCAATATCTGCCCGGTGGCAGCTTGTTGACCCCCGTAGCTTTGGTCCGCAGCCGAACTTCCGGGCGTTGTTTGGACCGGACATTGTTCGTCATGACATATTCGCATGTAATGAAGCCTGGGGAGAGCGTTGGTCGTTGTGCACTACCTACAGTCTTGCTGGTCAGAGGTGGTGGGTGGTGCAGACCAATTCGAGACCCGTTGAAGAGGGCAGAACCATCAAGTCTATTGTGGACGCACGACCCCTCGATGTCACAACATCTGCGATATCTCGAGCCGATCTCTCACGCATTCAAACCATGGGCGAGGCCGAGGTATCTTTCGCAGTGCTCGTCCAAGAGCTTGGCGCAAATAAGATCCCATATCACCTCGAAAGGCTTTCTTCGCTAACTTTCGATGGTGATAGACGTGACGAGAGTGCGACAACAGTGGTCTACATCCGCATGTCGCAACAAGACCTGAAGAAGCCCGAGCTTGCACACTACAAACCGCTCGCCATCACGGAATGGATTCGCATCGTGTATGAGGGGCTTCTCGATGACAATGATGGTAGTGAAGAGTCAAGACATGATATACGTTTGACCTTGGAGTCCAGTCAACTGAAGCATTTAAAGGACTATCTCACCACTACGCAGAGCCGAAACGGAGATGTTGCTATGAACGCATCTGGCGGCTTGGCATTGTCACTTCGAGCGCAGTTTGGGCAGTCGTACATCAAGGAAATTGCGCGCCTACTCAAACGGTGTCGCGATCTTGACTCAGCGTTGTCTGCAGCGCGGCATCTCCAGTATACTTGCACGGCTGTCGGCTTGAGCAAACTGGCCTTCAACTATGGCACGTCGCAGCAGTACAATGGGGTACTTACAAAGAAGGGCGGAAGTACTAAGCTGAAGTTGGGCCCCACCTCGAGCAATCCTCATCAACGAATTCGAACGCACTTGGAAGAGGTCTACAACCGAGCGGCGGACAACCCATTCTTCTCCCTTGCATTCGCCATGTCAGCAGCGCAGCCTTTTCTGGAGGCAATTTCGGAGCTGGAATTGAAACACTCGGCGCAGCGCACGTTGACCCTACACTCGCATCATGTCTTCAGCTACTCACTCGTCTATCATGCGCCACTCGCTCCTTGCAGATTCAAAATGGTGTTACATTGGAACAATCAACAGACCACTCGCAACAAGACCGTGTCATATACGGTGACAGTCTGGGACAGGGATGGCATTAAGCTGCCAGCAGATTTCACAACAGCCCTCACTGATCTCAGCAAGGACGCTGGCTCTACCGCAGAGGGCTGGATGGGCAACAATAGAGGTGGCTTCACTTCGAACGCCAAGGGCCTCCGCGCAATGCTGCAGAGATTGGATGACTTCATGCTCAGCTCAACCAATGGTCCTGATAATGctgtggagaagctggacaaGTCAGAAACATCCTTACCTGAGACGAAGCCTGCACTGAACCGGAATCCATCGACGACACAGGCCCCGACGCAACAGAAGCCTCCCACCCCAGCTCAGATGAGGAACCAGGCAAGACCGCCGCCAACCCAAATGAGGCTGGGGCAGGACAGCACAGCTCGACAGATGACTGTCCCGGCGACGCATGGCCAGCGACCCAATCAGAACCAAGGGAGAGTCAAGAAAGAGATCATTGAACTCGACTAG